The proteins below are encoded in one region of Phaseolus vulgaris cultivar G19833 chromosome 1, P. vulgaris v2.0, whole genome shotgun sequence:
- the LOC137813444 gene encoding cyclic nucleotide-gated ion channel 1-like, whose product MSTAQQEKVVRFRDWNLEKSSESNYSEIKIAHSGIFRTTLSSVSEKFQNGLESGSDRIKSFRTSFKSFPYSSALSRSFSSRKKILDPQGPFLQRWNKIFVLLCVIAVSLDPLFFYVPVIDDEKKCLSLDSKMEITATVLRSFSDAFYIIHMIFQFRTGFIAPSSRVFGRGVLVEDSWAIARRYLSSYFLVDILAVLPLPQVVILVIIPKMSGFKSLNTKNLLKFVVFFQYVPRLLRVIPLYREVTRASGILTETAWAGAAFNLFLYMLASHVVGAFWYLFSIERETTCWQEACRSNTTVCNKADMYCNDYWGGLSKISTFLNTSCPIQKEDKNLFDFGMFLDALQSGVVESRDFPQKFFYCFWWGLKNLSSLGQNLGTSTYVWEICFAVFISVSGLVLFSFLIGNMQTYLQSTTTRLEEMRVKRRDAEQWMSHRLLPDGLRVRIRRYEQYKWQETRGVDEDNLVRNLPKDLRRDIKRHLCLALLMRVPMFEKMDEQLLDAMCDRLKPVLFTEESYIVREGDPVDEMLFIMRGKLLTITTNGGRTGFFNSEYLKAGDFCGEELLTWALDPHSSSNLPTSTRTVQTLSEVEAFALKADDLKFVASQFRRLHSKQLRHTFRFYSQQWRSWAACFIQAAWRRYSKRKLEESLVEDENRLQNVLAKSGGSSPSLGATIYASRFAANALTLLRRNGAKKGRVAERLPPMLFQKPAEPDFTADEE is encoded by the exons ATGAGCACTGCACAACAAGAGAAGGTTGTTAG GTTTAGGGATTGGAATTTGGAGAAGAGTTCTGAGAGCAATTATTCTGAGATCAAAATTGCACACTCAGGGATATTTAGAACGACATTAAGTTCAGTTTCTGAGAAGTTTCAAAATGGATTGGAATCTGGTTCTGATAGGATAAAAAGCTTCAGAACATCATTCAAATCTTTTCCCTATAGTAGTGCTCTTTCTAGAAGTTTTAGTTCTAGAAAGAAAATACTTGATCCGCAGGGTCCATTCCTTCAAAGGTGGAACAAGATATTTGTATTATTATGTGTTATCGCAGTATCACTGGATCCTTTGTTCTTTTATGTCCCGGTTATTGATGATGAGAAAAAATGTCTTTCACTGGACAGTAAGATGGAGATTACAGCAACTGTCTTAAGATCTTTCTCTGATGCTTTTTATATAATCCACATGATTTTCCAATTTCGTACTGGATTCATTGCTCCCTCTTCTCGTGTATTTGGAAGAGGTGTTTTGGTTGAAGATTCTTGGGCAATAGCAAGGAGGTATCTATCATCATATTTCTTAGTTGACATTCTTGCTGTTCTTCCCCTCCCACAG GTGGTGATTCTAGTTATCATTCCAAAGATGAGTGGTTTTAAATCACTTAATACCAAGAACTTGCTGAAATTTGTTGTCTTCTTCCAATATGTGCCTCGTTTATTGCGGGTCATTCCATTATATAGAGAAGTTACAAGAGCCTCTGGCATTCTCACTGAAACTGCTTGGGCTGGAGCTGCATTTAATCTATTTCTTTACATGCTTGCAAGTCAT GTTGTTGGTGCCTTTTGGTACTTGTTTTCTATAGAACGAGAAACCACATGTTGGCAAGAAGCCTGTCGAAGTAATACAACAGTGTGTAACAAGGCAGATATGTATTGTAATGATTATTGGGGTGGGCTGAGCAAAATTTCGACATTCCTGAATACTTCTTGCCCAATACAGAAGGAAGATAAAAATCTCTTTGATTTTGGAATGTTCCTTGATGCTCTTCAATCCGGTGTTGTGGAGTCAAGAGATTTTCCACAAAAATTCTTTTACTGCTTTTGGTGGGGCTTAAAAAATTTGAG TTCTCTTGGCCAGAACCTGGGAACAAGTACCTATGTTTGGGAAATATGCTTTGCAGTTTTCATTTCTGTATCTGGTTTGGTGTTATTTTCATTCCTCATTGGAAATATGCAG ACATATTTGCAGTCAACAACCACAAGATTGGAGGAGATGAGAGTGAAGAGGAGGGATGCAGAACAGTGGATGTCTCACCGATTGCTTCCTGATGGCCTGAGAGTGCGAATCAGACGATATGAGCAGTACAAATGGCAAGAAACCAGAGGCGTAGATGAAGACAATTTGGTTCGTAATCTTCCCAAGGATTTAAGAAGAGACATTAAGCGACATCTTTGTTTGGCTTTGCTAATGAGA GTGCCAATGTTTGAGAAAATGGATGAACAACTTCTGGATGCAATGTGTGACCGTCTGAAGCCGGTGCTGTTCACTGAAGAAAGCTACATTGTGAGGGAAGGAGACCCAGTTGATGAGATGCTGTTCATAATGCGTGGGAAGTTACTGACCATAACAACTAACGGTGGAAGAACCGGTTTCTTCAACTCGGAGTATCTGAAAGCTGGTGACTTCTGTGGAGAGGAGCTTCTGACGTGGGCCTTGGATCCCCATTCCTCATCCAACCTTCCCACCTCAACCAGAACAGTCCAAACTCTTTCAGAAGTGGAAGCCTTCGCCCTCAAAGCCGATGACTTGAAGTTCGTGGCATCACAGTTTCGGCGCCTTCACAGTAAGCAGCTACGCCACACTTTCCGGTTCTACTCGCAACAATGGCGGTCGTGGGCTGCGTGCTTCATCCAAGCTGCATGGCGGCGATACAGTAAGAGGAAGCTTGAAGAATCCCTGGTTGAAGACGAGAATAGACTGCAAAATGTGTTGGCTAAATCAGGTGGAAGCTCACCTAGCCTTGGTGCTACAATATATGCTTCAAGGTTTGCTGCAAATGCACTTACATTGCTACGCCGTAATGGTGCAAAGAAGGGTAGGGTGGCAGAGAGATTACCCCCCATGCTTTTTCAGAAGCCTGCAGAACCTGATTTTACTGCGGATGAAGAATAA
- the LOC137813445 gene encoding probable beta-1,4-xylosyltransferase IRX10 isoform X2 has translation MISCTVETVRSRKKPASKVKIHKFLLQSKQRTRKKEEADLFFVPSYVKCARMMGGLNDKEINNTYVQVISQMPYFRLSGGRNHIFVFPSGAGAHLFKSWATYINRSIILTPEGDRTDKRDTSAFNTWKDIIIPGNVDDGMTKTGATVVQPLPLPKRKYLANYLGRAQGKAGRLKLIELAKQFPEKLECPDLKFSGPDKLARKEYFEHLRNSKFCLAPRGESSWTLRFYESFFVECVPVIISDQTELPFQNVIDYSQISIKWPSSRVGPELLQYLESIPDEEIERIIALGRQVRCWWVYASDSEPCSAMRGIMWELQRKVRQFHHSAETFWLHNGSIVNRNLVQFSKWELPVPLP, from the exons ATGATCTCTTGCACGGTCGAGACGGTAAGGTCACGGAAGAAGCCTGCCTCAAAG GTGAAAATACATAAGTTTCTTCTGCAATCGAAGCAACGGACGCGGAAGAAGGAGGAAGCGGATCTGTTCTTTGTCCCGTCGTATGTCAAATGTGCGCGCATGATGGGTGGCCTTAACGACAAAGAAATTAACAACACCTATGTCCAA GTCATAAGCCAAATGCCGTATTTTCGCTTATCTGGGGGCCGCAACCACATTTTTGTTTTCCCCAG TGGAGCTGGTGCTCACTTGTTCAAATCATGGGCAACGTATATAAATCGCTCTATTATTCTTACACCTGAG GGGGATCGGACTGATAAGAGAGATACAAGTGCCTTTAATACTTGGAAAGATATAATCATTCCAGGTAATGTTGATGATGGTATGACTAAAACTGGGGCCACCGTGGTCCAGCCTCTGCCTCTGCCTAAAAGGAAGTACTTGGCTAATTATTTAGGACGTGCACAAGGAAAAGCTGGTCGGCTTAAGCTTATAGAGCTTGCAAAGCAGTTTCCAGAGAAG TTGGAATGTCCAGATTTGAAATTCAGTGGACCTGACAAGCTGGCAaggaaagaatattttgaacACCTACGCAATTCTAAGTTTTGCCTCGCCCCACGCGGAGAGTCATCTTGGACACTTCGGTTTTATGAGTCCTTTTTTGTG GAATGTGTTCCCGTTATAATATCAGATCAAACAGAATTGCCATTCCAGAATGTCATTGATTACAGTCAGATATCAATAAAATGGCCATCTAGTCGAGTGGGTCCTGAACTATTGCAGTACCTGGAATCTATACCAG ATGAAGAAATAGAAAGAATAATTGCTCTTGGTCGACAAGTTAGGTGCTGGTGGGTGTATGCTTCGGATTCAGAACCTTGTTCGGCAATGCGTGGAATTATGTGGGAATTGCAGAGGAAAGTGAGGCAATTTCACCACTCAGCTGAAACATTTTGGTTGCACAATGGATCAATTGTAAACAGGAACTTGGTTCAATTTTCCAAATGGGAACTCCCTGTGCCTTTGCCTTGA
- the LOC137813445 gene encoding probable beta-1,4-xylosyltransferase IRX10 isoform X1 codes for MSASNKWRAMSPHHHQQQPLCTRTHQIGTLLLVTTTFFFTRLLSPCSLSTGIVHVSHPQLQWGQSQLSLKIYVYEPEEINGLNDLLHGRDGKVTEEACLKGQWGTQVKIHKFLLQSKQRTRKKEEADLFFVPSYVKCARMMGGLNDKEINNTYVQVISQMPYFRLSGGRNHIFVFPSGAGAHLFKSWATYINRSIILTPEGDRTDKRDTSAFNTWKDIIIPGNVDDGMTKTGATVVQPLPLPKRKYLANYLGRAQGKAGRLKLIELAKQFPEKLECPDLKFSGPDKLARKEYFEHLRNSKFCLAPRGESSWTLRFYESFFVECVPVIISDQTELPFQNVIDYSQISIKWPSSRVGPELLQYLESIPDEEIERIIALGRQVRCWWVYASDSEPCSAMRGIMWELQRKVRQFHHSAETFWLHNGSIVNRNLVQFSKWELPVPLP; via the exons ATGAGCGCCTCCAACAAATGGAGAGCAATGTCACCGCACCACCACCAGCAGCAGCCTCTCTGCACGCGCACGCACCAGATCGGAACCCTCCTCCTCGTAACCACCACCTTCTTCTTCACGCGACTCCTCTCTCCCTGCAGCCTATCCACCGGCATCGTCCACGTGTCACACCCGCAGTTACAGTGGGGGCAGTCGCAGCTTTCGCTCAAGATCTACGTCTACGAACCTGAAGAAATCAACGGCTTGAATGATCTCTTGCACGGTCGAGACGGTAAGGTCACGGAAGAAGCCTGCCTCAAAGGTCAGTGGGGCACTCag GTGAAAATACATAAGTTTCTTCTGCAATCGAAGCAACGGACGCGGAAGAAGGAGGAAGCGGATCTGTTCTTTGTCCCGTCGTATGTCAAATGTGCGCGCATGATGGGTGGCCTTAACGACAAAGAAATTAACAACACCTATGTCCAA GTCATAAGCCAAATGCCGTATTTTCGCTTATCTGGGGGCCGCAACCACATTTTTGTTTTCCCCAG TGGAGCTGGTGCTCACTTGTTCAAATCATGGGCAACGTATATAAATCGCTCTATTATTCTTACACCTGAG GGGGATCGGACTGATAAGAGAGATACAAGTGCCTTTAATACTTGGAAAGATATAATCATTCCAGGTAATGTTGATGATGGTATGACTAAAACTGGGGCCACCGTGGTCCAGCCTCTGCCTCTGCCTAAAAGGAAGTACTTGGCTAATTATTTAGGACGTGCACAAGGAAAAGCTGGTCGGCTTAAGCTTATAGAGCTTGCAAAGCAGTTTCCAGAGAAG TTGGAATGTCCAGATTTGAAATTCAGTGGACCTGACAAGCTGGCAaggaaagaatattttgaacACCTACGCAATTCTAAGTTTTGCCTCGCCCCACGCGGAGAGTCATCTTGGACACTTCGGTTTTATGAGTCCTTTTTTGTG GAATGTGTTCCCGTTATAATATCAGATCAAACAGAATTGCCATTCCAGAATGTCATTGATTACAGTCAGATATCAATAAAATGGCCATCTAGTCGAGTGGGTCCTGAACTATTGCAGTACCTGGAATCTATACCAG ATGAAGAAATAGAAAGAATAATTGCTCTTGGTCGACAAGTTAGGTGCTGGTGGGTGTATGCTTCGGATTCAGAACCTTGTTCGGCAATGCGTGGAATTATGTGGGAATTGCAGAGGAAAGTGAGGCAATTTCACCACTCAGCTGAAACATTTTGGTTGCACAATGGATCAATTGTAAACAGGAACTTGGTTCAATTTTCCAAATGGGAACTCCCTGTGCCTTTGCCTTGA